In one Chthoniobacterales bacterium genomic region, the following are encoded:
- a CDS encoding MFS transporter, producing the protein MTALSANIPRFIAFRVLFNARFYYPVLGVLFLDLGLTVEQYALLNVIWAVAIVALEIPSGALADVIGRKRMVVMAAGLMVVEMLIFSFAPRGNPALLFWLLAFNRFLSGAAEASASGADEALAYDSLPDEDRASRWPRVLVSLARWQSGAFFFAMIVGAAAYDASFVNSLLHGCGLSFSVTAEETVRWPVYGTLASAVLCLGVALSLREPPAHTQPIGAPVRQALRNIWRGACFVATEKRIRLLILAALVADSFVRLFLTFESNFLRVIGLPAYTYGPLGSALALLGFVAAPIARRLVERGNAPMNLLAVGACIAVGLAGVALATPIYGIWVLVPIGLAMSAFQFFLSHYLNAWTASDLRATVLSFRGLALNLGYGAVGLAFAGLTAHIRGGHPGLEENAVFAQALPALLPAFLVSAAAVALAALLTRSPRARR; encoded by the coding sequence GTGACCGCGCTGTCGGCGAACATTCCGCGGTTCATTGCGTTCCGCGTGCTGTTCAACGCGCGGTTCTACTACCCGGTCCTCGGCGTCCTGTTCCTCGACCTTGGCCTCACGGTCGAGCAATACGCGCTGCTCAACGTCATCTGGGCGGTTGCCATCGTCGCGCTGGAGATTCCCTCCGGCGCACTGGCGGACGTGATCGGCCGCAAGCGCATGGTCGTGATGGCCGCCGGGCTGATGGTGGTCGAGATGCTGATCTTCAGCTTCGCCCCACGGGGGAACCCGGCCCTGCTTTTCTGGCTGCTCGCCTTCAATCGTTTCCTCAGCGGTGCGGCGGAAGCCTCCGCGAGCGGCGCGGATGAAGCTCTCGCCTACGACTCCCTGCCCGACGAGGACCGCGCCAGCCGCTGGCCGCGCGTGCTCGTCTCGCTGGCGCGCTGGCAATCCGGCGCATTTTTCTTCGCGATGATCGTGGGGGCCGCGGCCTACGACGCGAGCTTCGTCAACAGCCTGCTGCACGGCTGCGGGCTGTCGTTCTCGGTCACGGCGGAGGAGACAGTGCGCTGGCCGGTCTATGGCACGCTCGCCTCGGCGGTGCTCTGTCTCGGAGTGGCGCTCTCCCTGCGCGAACCGCCGGCGCACACGCAGCCGATCGGGGCGCCGGTGCGGCAGGCGCTGCGGAATATCTGGCGCGGCGCGTGTTTCGTCGCCACGGAAAAGCGCATCCGGCTGCTCATCCTCGCGGCGCTCGTGGCCGATAGTTTCGTGCGCCTGTTCCTCACGTTCGAAAGCAATTTCCTGCGCGTGATCGGGCTGCCGGCATACACCTATGGGCCGCTGGGTTCTGCCCTGGCGCTGCTTGGTTTCGTGGCGGCGCCGATTGCGCGCCGGCTCGTCGAGCGTGGCAACGCCCCGATGAATCTTCTCGCGGTCGGCGCGTGCATCGCGGTCGGCCTGGCCGGAGTGGCGCTCGCGACGCCGATCTACGGCATCTGGGTGCTCGTGCCGATCGGTCTCGCGATGTCGGCCTTCCAGTTCTTCCTCTCGCACTACCTGAATGCCTGGACGGCGTCCGATCTGCGGGCGACGGTGCTCAGTTTCCGCGGTCTCGCGCTGAATCTCGGCTACGGCGCCGTCGGCCTCGCCTTCGCCGGGCTTACTGCGCACATTCGCGGCGGGCATCCCGGTCTGGAGGAAAACGCGGTCTTCGCGCAGGCGCTGCCGGCCTTGCTCCCGGCGTTCCTCGTCAGCGCAGCGGCGGTCGCCCTTGCTGCATTGTTGACGCGGTCGCCGCGAGCGCGGCGCTAA
- a CDS encoding DUF2071 domain-containing protein, with protein MRLPVIHGLIRRRLLVNFRVDAEVMGRFLPPPFRPKLHDGHAIAGICLIRLEQVRPAWLPRFCGIASENAAHRIAVLWDDFSGQTREGVFIPRRDTSSWLNHFSGGRIFPGEHHLCRFCRRRRRCKRRHVHPCS; from the coding sequence ATGCGTCTTCCGGTAATCCACGGCCTGATTCGTCGACGGTTGCTGGTGAACTTCCGGGTGGACGCGGAGGTGATGGGGCGCTTTTTGCCGCCGCCTTTCCGCCCCAAGCTCCATGATGGCCATGCCATCGCGGGCATCTGTCTGATCCGGCTGGAGCAGGTCCGTCCGGCATGGCTTCCACGCTTCTGCGGCATCGCCAGCGAGAACGCGGCTCACCGGATCGCGGTCCTCTGGGATGACTTTTCCGGCCAGACTCGCGAGGGGGTGTTCATCCCGCGCCGAGATACCAGTTCCTGGCTCAACCACTTCTCTGGCGGGCGGATCTTTCCCGGCGAGCACCACCTTTGCAGATTTTGCCGTCGACGACGACGGTGCAAGCGTCGCCATGTCCATCCATGCTCGTGA
- a CDS encoding alpha/beta fold hydrolase codes for MAAAGCASMGIRVAAAVVGGLFLVIYSALSWCGAGWLAMPPRRGLSPIHRERLAQMPGHGVRVMSRRTADGTPYLDCEPIPGGQPGDRGRLLRAQLAARPFPVPPFGRITGTIVLLHGWGMRKEDLLFTAERFCAVGFRCLVPDLPGHGDNPRPATNFGSTAAERELPAAVCADAARHRPLAGRPCLWGMSMGAAWAIQSAAIAPARWQRVIAVSPFDALEPVVFARAAAETHAWSTLLEPGLILATRCRSAMWLPAVRPIDGAGRISTPTLIVHGTTDDLIPLAAGRRLFDAVAAPRKRWIEVTNARHGNVLATPQPVFVEMAAWLLTSPESPGSSPPGKSEPRLSSQQTPHSENTECPIMRVRWHPQN; via the coding sequence ATGGCTGCGGCAGGCTGCGCGAGCATGGGAATTCGTGTCGCCGCCGCCGTCGTCGGAGGGCTGTTTCTGGTGATCTACTCCGCGCTCAGCTGGTGCGGCGCGGGTTGGCTCGCCATGCCGCCACGTCGGGGCCTCAGCCCCATCCATCGCGAACGCCTCGCGCAGATGCCCGGCCATGGGGTGCGGGTGATGTCCCGCCGCACCGCCGACGGCACGCCGTATCTCGACTGCGAGCCGATCCCCGGCGGCCAGCCCGGTGACCGCGGTCGCCTTCTCCGCGCCCAGCTCGCCGCGCGGCCCTTTCCCGTGCCGCCGTTTGGCCGCATCACCGGCACGATCGTCCTGTTGCACGGCTGGGGCATGCGCAAGGAGGACCTCCTCTTCACGGCCGAGCGATTCTGCGCGGTCGGATTCCGCTGCCTCGTTCCCGACCTGCCCGGCCACGGGGACAATCCCCGCCCGGCCACGAATTTCGGCAGCACCGCCGCCGAGCGCGAACTGCCCGCGGCGGTTTGCGCAGACGCCGCCCGTCACCGCCCGCTCGCCGGCCGGCCCTGCCTGTGGGGGATGTCGATGGGCGCCGCCTGGGCGATCCAATCCGCCGCCATTGCCCCGGCCCGCTGGCAGCGAGTCATCGCCGTCAGCCCCTTCGACGCGCTGGAGCCCGTCGTCTTCGCCAGGGCCGCTGCGGAAACCCACGCATGGAGCACGCTCCTCGAGCCGGGCCTCATCCTCGCCACCCGCTGCCGCAGCGCAATGTGGCTCCCCGCCGTGCGCCCGATCGACGGCGCCGGCCGGATTTCCACGCCCACGCTCATCGTCCACGGCACCACCGACGACCTCATTCCGCTCGCGGCCGGGCGCCGCCTCTTCGACGCCGTCGCCGCCCCCCGCAAACGCTGGATCGAGGTCACGAACGCCCGGCACGGCAACGTCCTCGCCACTCCGCAACCCGTTTTCGTCGAAATGGCCGCCTGGCTACTGACATCGCCGGAAAGTCCGGGAAGCTCCCCGCCCGGAAAAAGCGAGCCTCGCCTCTCCAGTCAGCAAACCCCGCATTCCGAAAACACAGAATGCCCCATCATGCGCGTGAGATGGCACCCGCAGAACTGA
- the fbaA gene encoding class II fructose-bisphosphate aldolase: MADKKFRAGVLFGDEVKEVLDYAKANAFALPAVNCIGTSSVNAALAAGREVNSPMIIQYSNGGAQFFIGKGVKGDNQLGPVLGGLAGAHYADAAAKAYGVPVILNTDHCAKKLLPWIDGLLAGSEEQFARTGKPLYSSHMLDLSEEPIEENIEVCCKYLERMAKMGMTLEIELGVTGGEEDGVDNSGVEESSLYTKPEEVAYAYEKLSAVSPNFTVAAAFGNVHGVYKPGNVKLKPGILNDSQKYIEEKFGTGPKPVNFVFHGGSGSSREEIREAIGYGAIKMNLDTDLQWAFWDGIREYEAKNHDYLQGQIGNPTGPDSPNKKQYDPRVWLGAAETSFTKRLISSFEDLNCIGRNAA, from the coding sequence ATGGCTGACAAAAAATTTCGTGCAGGCGTCCTCTTCGGGGACGAGGTGAAGGAAGTTCTCGACTACGCGAAGGCGAATGCTTTCGCGCTACCGGCGGTCAATTGCATCGGCACCAGCTCGGTGAACGCCGCGCTTGCCGCGGGCCGCGAGGTGAACTCGCCGATGATCATTCAGTATTCGAATGGCGGTGCACAGTTCTTCATCGGCAAGGGCGTGAAGGGCGACAACCAGCTCGGCCCGGTGCTTGGCGGTCTCGCCGGCGCCCATTACGCGGACGCCGCGGCGAAGGCCTACGGCGTGCCCGTCATCCTGAACACCGACCACTGCGCGAAGAAGCTTCTTCCGTGGATCGACGGCCTGCTCGCCGGCAGCGAAGAGCAGTTCGCCAGGACCGGGAAGCCCCTCTACAGCTCGCACATGCTCGATCTCTCCGAGGAGCCGATCGAGGAGAACATCGAGGTCTGCTGCAAATACCTCGAGCGCATGGCGAAGATGGGCATGACCCTCGAGATCGAGCTCGGCGTGACCGGCGGTGAGGAAGACGGAGTGGACAACTCCGGCGTCGAGGAGTCCAGCCTCTACACGAAGCCCGAGGAAGTCGCCTACGCCTACGAGAAGCTCAGCGCGGTTTCACCGAATTTCACCGTCGCCGCCGCCTTCGGCAACGTCCACGGCGTTTACAAGCCCGGCAACGTGAAGCTCAAGCCCGGCATTCTCAACGATTCGCAGAAATACATCGAAGAGAAGTTCGGCACCGGCCCGAAGCCGGTGAACTTCGTCTTCCACGGCGGCTCCGGCAGTTCCCGCGAAGAGATTCGCGAAGCCATCGGCTACGGCGCGATCAAGATGAATCTCGATACCGACCTGCAGTGGGCCTTCTGGGACGGCATTCGCGAATACGAGGCCAAGAATCACGATTACCTCCAGGGCCAGATCGGCAACCCCACCGGGCCCGACTCCCCGAACAAGAAGCAATACGATCCGCGCGTCTGGCTCGGCGCCGCGGAGACCAGCTTCACGAAGCGCCTCATCAGCTCCTTCGAGGACCTGAACTGCATCGGCCGCAACGCCGCGTAA
- a CDS encoding NUDIX hydrolase produces MTSSQLDWSRRLLGIAQNGLHFSKDPYDRERFAQVRRIAAEMLAEHAEPTALVEALAIETGYATPKVDTRSVVVRDGKVLLVREATDGLWTLPGGWADPGESPARNAEREVREEAGLEVRAARLLAVFDREEHAHIPGSLFHVYKLFFHCEILGGELTPSDETPEVAFFDPAALPPLSLPRVTAAQIARCLDLVAVGPVPADFD; encoded by the coding sequence ATGACTTCCTCACAACTCGACTGGTCCCGGCGCCTGCTGGGGATTGCGCAGAACGGTCTCCATTTTTCGAAGGATCCCTACGACCGGGAGCGGTTCGCACAGGTGCGGCGGATCGCGGCGGAGATGCTCGCGGAGCATGCGGAGCCGACTGCGCTCGTCGAGGCATTGGCGATCGAGACTGGCTACGCGACGCCGAAGGTCGACACCCGCTCCGTCGTCGTGCGGGACGGCAAGGTGCTGCTCGTGCGCGAGGCGACGGACGGCCTGTGGACGCTGCCCGGGGGCTGGGCGGATCCCGGCGAGAGCCCGGCCCGGAACGCGGAGCGCGAGGTGCGGGAGGAGGCGGGCCTCGAGGTGCGGGCGGCGCGATTGCTGGCCGTCTTCGACCGCGAGGAGCACGCCCACATCCCGGGCTCGCTCTTCCACGTCTACAAGCTCTTCTTCCACTGCGAAATTCTCGGCGGCGAGCTCACGCCGAGCGACGAGACGCCGGAGGTCGCGTTCTTCGATCCCGCCGCGCTGCCGCCGCTCTCGCTGCCGCGCGTGACGGCGGCGCAGATCGCGCGCTGCCTCGATCTTGTCGCCGTGGGGCCCGTCCCGGCGGATTTCGATTGA
- a CDS encoding class I fructose-bisphosphate aldolase, with translation MIDQISSLLGDKAESLLQHECKTISTDLLHLPGPDFVDRIFAQSDRNQRVLNNLNWIYNTGRLAGTGYLSILPVDQGIEHSAGASFAKNPIYFDPENIIKLAIEGGCNSVASTFGVLGMCARKYAHKIPFLVKINHNELLTYPNSAKEILFGTVRQAHDMGAAAVGATVYFGSEDAHREIIEIAECFALAHELGMATVLWCYLRNDAFKKDKDYHLSADLTGQANHLGVTIGADIIKQKLPENNGGYHALNTGSSSYGKLDERIYTELTTDHPIDLCRYQVANCYMGRAGLINSGGASGKHDFEDAVFTAVVNKRAGGTGLISGRKSFQRPMPDGIKLLNTIQDVYLCKDVTIA, from the coding sequence ATGATCGATCAAATCTCCTCCCTTCTCGGCGACAAGGCCGAGTCCCTTCTCCAGCACGAGTGCAAGACGATCTCCACCGATCTCCTGCACCTTCCCGGCCCCGATTTCGTGGACCGCATTTTTGCCCAGAGCGATCGCAACCAGCGCGTCCTCAATAACCTCAACTGGATCTACAACACCGGCCGCCTCGCGGGCACCGGCTACCTCAGCATCCTGCCCGTCGATCAGGGCATCGAGCACTCCGCCGGCGCAAGCTTCGCGAAGAACCCGATCTACTTCGATCCCGAGAACATCATCAAGCTCGCCATCGAGGGCGGCTGCAACTCCGTCGCCTCCACCTTCGGCGTGCTCGGCATGTGCGCCCGCAAATACGCGCACAAGATTCCCTTCCTCGTCAAAATCAACCACAACGAGCTCCTCACCTATCCGAATAGCGCGAAGGAAATTCTCTTCGGCACCGTCCGTCAGGCCCACGACATGGGCGCGGCCGCCGTCGGCGCGACCGTCTACTTCGGCAGCGAGGACGCCCACCGCGAAATCATCGAGATTGCCGAGTGCTTCGCCCTCGCGCACGAGCTCGGCATGGCCACCGTCCTCTGGTGCTACCTGCGCAACGACGCCTTCAAGAAGGACAAGGACTACCACCTCTCCGCCGACCTCACCGGCCAGGCAAACCACCTCGGCGTGACGATCGGCGCCGACATCATCAAGCAGAAGCTCCCCGAGAACAACGGCGGCTACCACGCGCTGAATACCGGCAGCTCCAGCTACGGCAAGCTCGACGAGCGCATCTACACCGAGCTCACCACCGACCACCCGATCGATCTCTGTCGCTATCAGGTCGCGAACTGCTACATGGGCCGCGCCGGCCTCATCAACAGCGGGGGCGCCTCGGGCAAGCACGACTTCGAGGATGCCGTCTTCACCGCCGTGGTGAACAAACGCGCCGGCGGCACCGGCCTCATCAGCGGCCGCAAGAGCTTCCAGCGCCCCATGCCCGACGGCATCAAGCTGCTGAACACGATCCAGGACGTCTACCTCTGCAAGGACGTCACGATCGCGTGA